The proteins below come from a single Tachysurus fulvidraco isolate hzauxx_2018 chromosome 26, HZAU_PFXX_2.0, whole genome shotgun sequence genomic window:
- the LOC113650899 gene encoding transmembrane protein 250, giving the protein MPVIPIPRRARSFHGPHSTCMHSACVPARTSQLLRTNYSNFDLYLKSRWTYGFVRFVLYFGCSLLTSLLWVALATLLCLEYVCVRVVLRLQYKLSVILLLLGHRRLDFGILNEIFIYSMHITMFLVGGLGWCFMVFVDM; this is encoded by the coding sequence ATGCCCGTGATCCCGATCCCGAGGCGGGCGCGCTCCTTCCACGGCCCCCACAGTACGTGCATGCACTCGGCCTGCGTTCCTGCACGCACTTCCCAGCTGCTGCGCACCAACTACAGCAACTTTGACCTGTACCTGAAGTCGCGCTGGACGTACGGCTTCGTACGCTTTGTCCTCTACTTCGGCTGCAGCCTGCTCACGTCGCTCCTGTGGGTGGCGCTCGCTACTCTGCTGTGTCtcgaatatgtgtgtgtgcgcgtcgtCCTGCGCCTCCAGTACAAACTCTCGGTCATCCTGCTGCTCCTGGGACATCGCAGGCTGGACTTCGGCATTCTAAACGAGATCTTCATATACAGCATGCACATCACCATGTTCCTGGTGGGCGGACTCGGGTGGTGCTTCATGGTGTTTGTGGATATGTAG